The window TATGGAACTTCGCATTATTCCATTTATACTGCAATACTGACTCTTTTTTTAACACTTGCATGTCATCTTCCAGAGACTGCACAATACTGTGGGCCCCCTCCGCCTATTGACAATGGAGACATCACCTCCTTCCCCTTATCAGCATACTCTCCAGGGTCGATGGTCCAGTACCGCTGCCAGTCTTTCTATGAGCTCCGGGGAAATCTGACTGTGACGTGCAGAAATGGACGGTGGTCAGAACCACCCACATGCATTGGTGAGTTCTTCATATTTTCCTGGAGTCTGAAACTTGATGTTTATAGAATTTTCATGGACTAATTTTGTAGGATAATTTTTACTTAAATTCATTCAGCCAAAAACTTGTTAACAAGTGTAGGTATAtaactgaacatttttttttaatctgctttaAAGCAGAGTGggaaaaaagtttctttaaaaatgataaatcaggacttccctggtggtacagtggataagaatctgcctgccgatgcaggggacatgagttcgatccctgatccggggagattccacatgctgaggaacAACTAAAGCCCCTAGgctgcaacttctgagcctgtgcacctagagcccctgctcttcagcaagagaagtcactgcgatgagaagcccgtgcaatgCAAcgggagagcagcccccgctactctctgcaactagagacaaGCCTATGCAgcaacaagacccagcacagccaaaaataaatacatttttaaaaaaaaacaataatataaaTGCACTTTAAAGAGACCCAAAATACACAGTGCATTACAAAACTCCATGAATATCCCAAGTCATTTAACCACAGGACATATTCTTACACCACAAAATATTGTCATGTTACCAACATCTGAGGATTTTTTTCAGGAGACCATTTGTGAAATTATGGTCTGGGAGTTGTTCTTTATCAGTATGCAAAATTCTACTTGTAAACCTGATGGTTTTTCCTGGAAGAACTCTTTGCAGACCAGTGCTAACGTGGATTTTTACTCCCACGTGGCTGGGAGTTCTAGCAGGGAAAGTAGAAAAACTGGCAAGGTTAGCAAGTCGCCTCCCAAATCTGCActatatcttcttcttttttaaatgtgtatttggCTGCAGGTCCTAGTTGGCACgagttctctagttgtggtactctggctcagtagttgtggtacgcCAGATTATTTGCTCtggggaatgtgggatcttagtcccccaaccagggatcaaacccgtgcccctgcagtgaaagtgtgcaGTCAACCATtcaaccatcagggaagtctctctgACTCTCTTAATGAAATTATAAAGTGGGGCAAACTCTTTGAAGGGCAGTTTGGGAATaaacttcagattttaaaaacatgCATCCTTTGACCTCACTACTTTATTTCTGGAAGACTAATCTATATACGCACTCTTGCAAGTGTAAAAGAATCTGTACAAGGATATTCACAGCCACATTGTCTAGCACAATAAGAAATGGAATCTACATAATTTCTATCAGTAGTCTTATGAGATTTGTTTTATTAACAACCTGTGCCAATGAATGAAGAAACGAGGCACAGAACACCTTAGTATTTGATTTAAGCCGCTTGGTGAGTATCTGGTGGTGTTAGGATTCATACATCACTttattgacaaaggtccatctagtcaaagctatggtttttccatagttatatacggatgtgagagttggattataaagaaggctgagagccaaagaattgatgctcttgaaatgtggtgatggagaaaactcctgagagtccctggactgcaaggagatccaaccagtcaatcctaaaggaaatcagtcctgaatattcattggaaggactgatgctgaagttgaagctccaatactttggccacctgatgcgaagagttgactcactggaaaagatcccaatgctggaaaagattgagggcaagagaagggggagacagaggttgagatggttggatgacatcactgactcaatggacatgaggttgagcaaattccaggagatagtgaaggacagggaagcctggcttccaTATTCTGGCTCAAAACACTAAATTATGTGAATTTGGAAAATTTATTCTGCTTCTCTGAGCTTCCATCTCCTCATGGGTAGCATGGAGAGATAATGCCCAGCATTTATAAATGATACATACAAAATGCTAAGAACTACATCTAGTATAACTGAATAttaacttttaatattcttttataattttatttagttcCAGATTTTCTTAAATGCAATTTCACTGTTCTTGGATaaggaaatatatattattaattaccttattattttttctttcagatgcATGTATCATATCTGAAGACAGAATGAACAAAAATAACATACAGTTAAAATGGAGAAACCCCCCAAAAAGATATGCTAAAACAGGGGATTTCATTGAATTTGAGTGTAAACATTCACATAAAGAGAGAACACCCATACAATCATTTCGAGTCCTCTGTCAGGAAGGGAAATTTGAATACCCCACATGTGAATGAAACAAGCACAACTTCCCTGGATGTAGCCTTAAAAGTAATCTTACAGGTAGGCTGTTAGTATTTGTTATGTAGTCACTGCTACAgttattttctttatactttcaGGGATGGTTTATCACAGTTTTAATTAGAACTCTGGATTTTCAGAGGTTCTTAAATTTGTAAGCTGAGTACCCAAGGCTTCTTTCATAGCAGGACCATGCGTATCCCAGTCCTGAGTCCCCCTCTCCTGTAACACATGCAGAAACATGCCCGCCTTCAGCGCTTAGTTCCACACACCCTCTTCTCATTGTCTGAAATTTACAGCTTCAAGGCTTTCTGAGTCAACTTTATTTCAGAGGAAGTGGTGTTGTTAGGATAATCTCTTTTCTTACATTATTATAATTTCATAAAAACACAAACACTGTCACCCCTATGTTTGTAGCAAGCATTAGTATGTTTAGTGTATAAACATACTAATAGGTTTTTCCATTAGTATGTTTAAACTAATGTATAAACTAATTTATTCTAATAATTagtttaattattaataattaaactaattcaggaaatcagtcctgaatattcattggaaggactgatgctgaagctcaaactccaatactttgaccacctgatgtgaagaactgactcatttgaaaagaccctgatgctgggaaaggttgaaggtgggagaagaaaggggcaacaggatgagatggttggatggcatcactgactcgatgcacatgagtttgagcaagctccgggagttggtgatggacagggaagcctggcatgctgcagtccatggggttgcaaagagtcggacacgactgagtgactgaactgaactgaaaaacaaccCAGGTGCTCATTAATATACACAAGAGCTAAACAAAATTTACaatgaaacaatgaaatattatgaaGTATTATTACATGTcataacatgaatgaatctcagaaACATGCTAAGTGTCAAAAGCGTGTCACAGAAGACTACATATTATGTGGCTTCATCTATATGGCATGTCCAGAGTAGACAAATGTAGAGAGACACAAGGGAGACTCGTGATCTTCTAGGGTTAGAATTGGGGAGGGGCTGATGCCTGAAAGCTAAGGGTGATGAGTGTTCTACAACTGATTATGGTGATGATTGCACGGCTCTGTGATTACGCCAGGAAGCACTCAATTGTACGTTTTAAATGGGCtgattgtatggtatgtgaactatacctcaataaaggtaTTTTCAAAAATAGTGGTCAACAATTTTAAATCAATGAGAAACACAgggaatgtaaaaaacaaaaaactaagacaGTATCAAAATCTGAGGAATTTATACTAACTCAAAGATTGGTagtcttgaattaaaaaaaataagaacttgTAAATCACTCTTGCTGTTAAAACAGCTGACCTCTAGGTTAGGAGGAAGCAGGTATTAATAGAAGTTTTATTTCTCCTCCTCAGTATTGAGGGGGAAATCTTGAACTGGGACTATTAGAATTTTGAGAATaacaaaatacacataaaaatgttttattcagaGCGTAGGAAACAGGATTTTAAA is drawn from Bubalus kerabau isolate K-KA32 ecotype Philippines breed swamp buffalo chromosome 5, PCC_UOA_SB_1v2, whole genome shotgun sequence and contains these coding sequences:
- the LOC129654100 gene encoding complement factor H-related protein 2-like isoform X3 — protein: MLLLTHVLLILWISTVGGQGVCFFPFVENGQSASSGQIYLEGATVQITCNKGYSLPDNQGSITCAEGGWSSPPECISTKTAQYCGPPPPIDNGDITSFPLSAYSPGSMVQYRCQSFYELRGNLTVTCRNGRWSEPPTCIDACIISEDRMNKNNIQLKWRNPPKRYAKTGDFIEFECKHSHKERTPIQSFRVLCQEGKFEYPTCE